The proteins below come from a single Rhodohalobacter sp. SW132 genomic window:
- a CDS encoding biopolymer transporter ExbD, giving the protein MNFRKDSKTMEPLTDFSQSGLTDIILLLLIFFLLTSSFVSNFGIRVNIPQAEAGTTTEALQISVAITNEGNFFVDGEQVARGNLSNAIRQADQARPNSTLVVRADRDARVEDAVQAMNIGRALNLNIVMATEQQHN; this is encoded by the coding sequence ATGAATTTCCGTAAAGACAGCAAAACGATGGAGCCACTGACGGATTTTTCGCAGTCAGGGCTGACCGACATCATTTTGTTGCTGCTGATCTTCTTTCTGCTGACTTCTTCGTTTGTATCGAATTTTGGCATCCGGGTAAATATCCCCCAGGCCGAAGCCGGAACAACCACAGAAGCTTTGCAAATTTCGGTAGCAATCACCAATGAAGGTAATTTCTTTGTAGATGGCGAACAGGTAGCTCGCGGAAATTTATCAAATGCTATACGACAGGCAGATCAGGCTCGCCCGAACAGTACCCTGGTGGTTCGAGCCGATCGCGATGCACGAGTGGAAGATGCCGTCCAAGCGATGAATATCGGCAGGGCACTTAATTTAAATATTGTAATGGCAACGGAGCAGCAACACAACTAA
- a CDS encoding MotA/TolQ/ExbB proton channel family protein gives MKINLGFLFQDTDADTLAQMLEDDTSMSFFEILAQGGVLMIPLFLLSILAIYVIAERWRTLENSKMDIAAMLNNIESLLKSGSQQRAIQYCEEFDKPLARILKSGIRRLGRPIRDIEESIRNAGKKEIYMLEKRMNWLATIAGVAPLIGFTGTVTGMIRAFMDIQSLQGNVNPSVLAGGIWEALITTAAGLIVGIIAYGFYNFLLGKINRMIFELENASADFIDLLQTPSRKRKED, from the coding sequence ATGAAAATTAATTTAGGATTTCTCTTCCAGGACACCGACGCAGACACCCTGGCTCAAATGCTCGAAGACGACACATCAATGTCTTTTTTTGAAATATTAGCTCAGGGTGGTGTCCTGATGATTCCCCTGTTTCTTCTCTCCATTTTGGCCATTTATGTAATTGCTGAACGCTGGAGAACACTTGAAAACTCGAAGATGGATATTGCAGCCATGCTCAATAACATTGAGTCACTGCTTAAATCCGGCAGTCAGCAGCGTGCTATTCAATATTGTGAGGAGTTTGATAAACCACTGGCACGAATTCTGAAGTCTGGAATCCGCCGCCTGGGTCGCCCCATTCGCGATATCGAGGAGTCAATCCGGAATGCGGGGAAAAAAGAGATCTATATGCTTGAAAAAAGGATGAATTGGCTGGCAACTATTGCAGGTGTTGCACCGTTAATAGGGTTCACGGGAACGGTTACTGGTATGATTCGCGCATTTATGGATATCCAGTCGCTTCAGGGCAACGTTAATCCGAGTGTCTTGGCCGGTGGTATCTGGGAAGCATTGATCACAACAGCTGCCGGGCTTATTGTGGGAATCATTGCCTATGGATTTTACAATTTCCTTCTGGGCAAGATCAACCGAATGATTTTTGAATTAGAGAACGCATCGGCCGATTTCATCGACCTGCTGCAAACACCATCCCGCAAAAGAAAAGAGGATTAA
- a CDS encoding SPOR domain-containing protein, with protein MTINREKLISLLVEKTKMEKADVEAQLDELTQRIMDAANRGKALEIKGLGLFYFDEDGELAFKASDQLNTEINFQYAGMEPVEIKPSKKQNLPPADEPADDENVEDKKPDIEPDPESDDDVFGIGKTLKASETESNDSSEGGPPSDPFGKLFQNPSDEIKPKPEEKLTKTGTTSDKKTTGTNQPKSKPVRKKRDPMVTIIVVIMAVVLLGIGYIAINEYLVAPEPESTVAETEQPVELEEPPVSAEQDLTEPEEPETPDEVETDESTTNLPDQADETQDATDQDRYGLYGEYQEFTGSEFTIVVHSIRNRNTAEQTAGELAQDGYRSNVTERTIDGQVVYRVGIGQFESIQDALNEAETLPEPYRNQNFIQRIQ; from the coding sequence ATGACGATTAACAGAGAAAAGCTGATAAGTCTGCTGGTCGAAAAAACCAAGATGGAAAAAGCTGACGTTGAAGCTCAGCTTGATGAGCTTACTCAGCGGATTATGGATGCGGCTAATCGTGGCAAAGCATTGGAAATTAAAGGGCTTGGCCTGTTCTATTTTGATGAGGATGGAGAACTCGCATTTAAAGCTTCGGACCAGTTAAATACAGAGATTAATTTTCAATATGCCGGAATGGAACCGGTGGAAATTAAGCCCTCAAAAAAACAGAACCTTCCTCCTGCTGATGAACCGGCAGATGATGAAAATGTTGAAGATAAAAAACCGGATATTGAACCCGACCCGGAGTCGGACGATGACGTATTCGGAATTGGCAAAACTTTAAAAGCGTCTGAGACAGAATCTAACGATTCCAGTGAAGGCGGTCCCCCCTCTGACCCATTTGGAAAGCTTTTCCAGAATCCGTCCGATGAAATTAAACCGAAACCTGAAGAAAAACTTACCAAAACGGGAACAACGTCCGATAAAAAGACTACAGGAACAAATCAGCCGAAATCGAAACCTGTGCGTAAAAAGCGCGACCCTATGGTAACCATTATCGTAGTGATAATGGCTGTTGTGCTTTTAGGTATCGGCTATATTGCAATTAATGAGTATCTTGTTGCACCGGAACCCGAATCGACAGTTGCAGAAACAGAACAGCCGGTTGAACTGGAGGAGCCTCCCGTATCAGCAGAACAGGATCTTACCGAACCCGAGGAACCTGAAACCCCCGATGAAGTAGAAACCGATGAATCAACTACGAATCTGCCTGATCAAGCGGATGAAACGCAAGATGCGACCGATCAGGATCGATACGGACTTTACGGTGAGTATCAGGAATTTACAGGCTCTGAATTTACCATTGTAGTACATTCCATTCGTAACAGAAACACCGCAGAACAGACGGCCGGTGAACTCGCACAAGATGGATATCGATCGAACGTTACTGAACGTACCATTGACGGACAGGTAGTTTACAGAGTTGGAATTGGTCAGTTTGAATCGATCCAGGATGCTTTAAATGAGGCAGAAACCCTGCCTGAACCCTATAGAAACCAAAACTTTATTCAACGCATACAGTAA